One part of the Olleya sp. YS genome encodes these proteins:
- the gldD gene encoding gliding motility lipoprotein GldD, with the protein MRYKFILLLLIISCIGCGSDPIPKPKGYLRLEYPQANYKAYNQNLPFSFDRNSLSDTIRYKPLTDDVTSFGLNIEYKKLKGTIYLTYKAIDGKDRLIQYLKNAQNFTQEHTKKADAIEEVVWENPVNNVYGMFYEVGGNAASQSQFYVTDSVNHFLTGSLYFYAKPNYDSILPAAHYLQKDIKRIMESVEWK; encoded by the coding sequence ATGAGATATAAATTCATTCTTTTACTTTTAATAATAAGCTGTATAGGTTGTGGAAGCGATCCTATACCAAAACCAAAAGGATATTTGCGTTTAGAATATCCACAAGCTAATTATAAAGCCTACAATCAAAATTTACCATTTAGTTTTGACAGAAATAGTCTAAGTGACACCATACGGTATAAACCATTAACCGACGATGTAACAAGTTTTGGATTAAATATAGAGTATAAAAAACTAAAAGGGACTATCTATTTAACTTATAAAGCAATAGATGGTAAAGACCGATTGATCCAATACCTAAAAAACGCACAGAACTTTACACAAGAGCATACTAAAAAAGCAGATGCAATAGAAGAAGTAGTTTGGGAAAACCCTGTAAATAACGTATATGGAATGTTTTATGAAGTTGGAGGTAATGCAGCATCACAATCTCAGTTTTATGTTACAGATAGTGTTAATCACTTTTTAACAGGATCCTTATACTTTTATGCAAAACCTAATTACGATTCTATTTTACCAGCAGCTCACTATTTACAAAAGGATATAAAACGTATTATGGAAAGTGTTGAATGGAAGTAG
- a CDS encoding ASCH domain-containing protein, whose translation MKHITIILFLAVISCKTESKDENGIDQTVYNMWSNFTKSNPEFKNEQLPDSWYFHNNKEDANRLAKLVINKKKQAGSGLYQWYKAANADLPKTGTKHIITDFNGKAQAIIEIKKVDTIPFNKISKDYAKMDMGTHIEPLKKWRKAHWDFFASTMEESKQKPTENMLVVCEIFETIWTKNN comes from the coding sequence ATGAAACATATAACAATTATTTTGTTTTTAGCTGTAATAAGCTGTAAGACAGAATCAAAAGATGAAAACGGAATTGATCAAACCGTTTATAATATGTGGAGTAATTTTACTAAGTCAAATCCTGAATTTAAAAACGAACAACTCCCAGATTCATGGTATTTTCATAATAATAAAGAGGATGCCAATAGGTTAGCCAAATTAGTAATAAACAAAAAAAAGCAAGCAGGCTCTGGTTTATATCAATGGTATAAAGCCGCAAATGCAGACTTACCAAAAACAGGGACAAAACATATTATCACAGATTTTAACGGAAAAGCGCAAGCCATAATAGAAATTAAAAAAGTAGATACCATCCCTTTTAATAAAATATCTAAAGACTATGCAAAGATGGATATGGGAACACATATCGAGCCTTTAAAAAAATGGAGAAAAGCGCATTGGGATTTTTTTGCAAGTACGATGGAAGAAAGCAAGCAAAAACCAACAGAAAATATGCTTGTAGTTTGCGAAATATTTGAAACTATCTGGACTAAAAATAATTAG
- a CDS encoding heavy metal-associated domain-containing protein: protein MKSFKHILVLVLVTVFTFSCKNEVQPEVKTVSSKTETTTKTINPNAKLAKAEFKIEGMTCPMGCAKTIEKKMAKMEGVKSAVVDYDRQLAMVEYDEAIVTPATLESTVTGVSDTYKVKDMQTVEAFSNAKKACTMKCKADCTKENCADCAAKTAECKKKCASKTEAEKMACAKDCKKACCAEAKKA, encoded by the coding sequence ATGAAATCATTTAAACACATACTTGTACTTGTTTTAGTAACAGTTTTTACATTTAGTTGTAAAAACGAAGTGCAACCTGAAGTAAAAACTGTGTCTTCAAAAACTGAAACTACTACCAAAACCATAAACCCTAATGCTAAATTGGCTAAAGCCGAATTTAAAATTGAAGGTATGACCTGTCCAATGGGTTGTGCTAAAACTATCGAGAAAAAAATGGCTAAAATGGAAGGTGTAAAATCTGCGGTTGTAGATTACGACCGTCAATTAGCGATGGTTGAGTATGACGAAGCTATCGTGACTCCAGCTACTTTAGAAAGTACTGTAACTGGTGTTTCTGATACTTACAAAGTAAAAGATATGCAAACTGTTGAAGCTTTCTCTAATGCTAAAAAAGCATGCACTATGAAGTGTAAAGCAGATTGCACAAAAGAAAACTGTGCAGATTGCGCTGCTAAAACAGCAGAATGTAAAAAGAAATGTGCTAGTAAAACCGAAGCAGAAAAAATGGCTTGTGCCAAAGACTGTAAAAAAGCATGTTGTGCAGAAGCAAAAAAAGCTTAA
- a CDS encoding DMT family transporter: protein MQNNNSTKWVYLLVLSLIWGTSFILIKKALLGLNAYQLGALRTIITGLFLFAVGFNKLKTIKKEAWKWIAISGFVASFIPAFFFAIAETQIDSAVVSVLNSLVPLNTILLGVAVFKIASNIRQVIGIIIGFIGTSILILEGADLNPNQNYWYAGFVIASTLMYATNVNIIKRYLQDVKPLAIATGNYVVIFIPALIVLIFADFFKFENFENAVFNEAIGYVAILSFFGTALAKVLFNKLVQISTPVFASSVTYIMPIVALIWGILDGETFSWMQGLATLIILSGVYLANWKAKKNRST, encoded by the coding sequence ATGCAAAATAACAATTCTACAAAATGGGTGTATTTACTTGTTTTGTCGCTAATTTGGGGAACCTCTTTTATATTGATTAAAAAGGCATTATTAGGTCTAAATGCATACCAATTAGGAGCTTTAAGAACTATTATTACTGGATTGTTTTTGTTTGCTGTAGGCTTTAATAAGCTAAAAACTATAAAAAAAGAGGCTTGGAAGTGGATTGCTATATCTGGTTTTGTAGCGTCTTTTATTCCTGCGTTTTTCTTTGCTATTGCCGAAACCCAAATTGATAGTGCTGTCGTGTCTGTATTAAATAGTTTAGTGCCTTTAAATACAATTTTGCTTGGTGTTGCTGTATTTAAAATAGCAAGTAATATTAGACAGGTCATTGGAATAATTATAGGATTTATTGGGACTTCTATTTTAATTTTAGAAGGTGCCGACTTAAATCCAAATCAAAACTATTGGTATGCAGGTTTTGTTATTGCGTCTACATTAATGTACGCAACCAATGTTAATATTATAAAGCGTTATTTACAAGATGTAAAACCTTTAGCTATAGCTACAGGAAATTATGTAGTTATTTTTATTCCTGCATTGATAGTTTTAATTTTTGCCGATTTTTTTAAGTTTGAAAATTTTGAGAATGCTGTGTTTAATGAAGCTATAGGTTATGTGGCAATATTGTCTTTTTTTGGAACTGCTCTTGCCAAAGTGTTATTTAATAAATTGGTGCAAATATCAACTCCTGTATTTGCATCTTCGGTAACTTATATCATGCCTATCGTTGCTTTAATTTGGGGTATTTTAGATGGTGAAACCTTTAGCTGGATGCAAGGTTTAGCAACACTTATTATTTTATCAGGTGTGTACTTAGCTAATTGGAAAGCAAAAAAAAACCGAAGCACTTAA
- a CDS encoding pitrilysin family protein encodes MRTKITALFAVLFISISATAQIDRSIQPKPGPAPSITLEVPGEFELKNGLKVLVVENHKLPRVSYSLTIDNQPIAEGDNAGVSAMLGAMLGNGTTNISKDAFNEEIDFLGARLNFRSNGAFASGLSKYSERILELMADAAQNPLFTQEEFEKEKERVLDGLKSSKKSVDAVADRVGGALSYGTKHPYGEFISEETVNNITLDNVRAFYQKYFNPNNAYLVVVGDVDFKTVEKQVKKYFKKWDKGIDITTNLIEPNNNVPSTQINFVNMDNAVQSNISLTNNVKLKMNDPDYHAVLIANKILGGGFNSYLNMNLREANGWTYGARSGIGTSRYGASRFTAGAAVRNMVTDSAVVETLKEIKRIKNEPVSAEDLANAKAKYVGDFVLALESPQTIARYALNIKLNDLPSDFYKTYLSKINAVTIEDVQRVANKYFKPENARIIIVGKGSDVIPGLEKTGLPIKYFDPYANPVEKPEFSKPIPAGVTAKTVIDNYINAVGGTSNIKMVNTVKMDGDVTIEGVPIPLKVEMKRMSPNKESMEMTAEGMGTLMKQKWDGTAGYREQQGQRMPLSDEEIAEKQTDLGMFPETKYDMSNVTLESIVTIDGADNYKMKVMVGDKETYRFYNVDTGLLSQAESTTEAQGQKVTSTIKYDNYSEVNGVKFPYGQTIVAGPQTISMNIKNVKVNEGVTDADFN; translated from the coding sequence ATGAGAACAAAAATAACAGCCTTATTTGCAGTATTGTTTATATCTATTTCGGCAACAGCACAGATAGATAGATCAATACAACCAAAACCAGGTCCTGCTCCATCTATCACATTGGAAGTACCTGGAGAATTTGAATTAAAAAACGGACTTAAAGTCCTTGTAGTAGAAAACCATAAATTACCAAGAGTTTCTTACTCTTTAACCATAGATAATCAACCTATCGCTGAAGGTGATAATGCAGGTGTATCTGCTATGTTAGGTGCTATGCTAGGAAATGGTACAACCAATATTTCTAAAGACGCCTTTAATGAAGAAATCGACTTTTTAGGTGCTAGACTTAATTTTAGATCTAATGGTGCTTTTGCAAGCGGACTTTCTAAATACTCTGAGCGTATTTTAGAATTAATGGCAGACGCTGCTCAAAACCCATTATTTACTCAAGAAGAGTTCGAAAAAGAAAAAGAACGTGTATTAGACGGTTTAAAAAGCAGCAAAAAAAGTGTTGATGCAGTTGCAGATCGTGTTGGAGGTGCATTATCTTATGGGACTAAACACCCATATGGTGAATTTATTTCTGAAGAAACAGTAAACAACATTACATTAGATAATGTAAGAGCATTTTACCAAAAATACTTTAACCCTAACAATGCCTATTTAGTTGTTGTTGGAGACGTAGACTTTAAAACTGTCGAAAAACAAGTAAAAAAATACTTCAAAAAATGGGATAAAGGTATCGACATTACCACTAACCTTATAGAGCCAAATAACAATGTCCCTAGTACACAAATTAATTTTGTGAATATGGATAACGCTGTACAATCAAACATTTCATTAACTAACAATGTAAAGTTAAAAATGAATGATCCAGATTATCACGCAGTTTTAATTGCTAATAAAATTTTAGGTGGTGGATTTAATAGCTACTTAAACATGAATCTTCGTGAAGCTAATGGTTGGACCTATGGTGCGCGTTCTGGTATTGGAACCTCGCGTTATGGAGCGTCTAGATTTACTGCAGGTGCTGCAGTTAGAAACATGGTAACAGACAGTGCAGTTGTTGAAACTTTAAAAGAAATTAAGCGCATTAAAAATGAGCCAGTTTCTGCTGAAGACCTAGCCAATGCTAAAGCTAAATACGTTGGAGATTTTGTCTTGGCTTTAGAAAGCCCTCAAACTATTGCACGTTACGCGTTAAATATTAAGTTAAACGACTTACCATCTGATTTTTACAAAACATATTTATCAAAAATTAATGCTGTAACTATAGAAGATGTACAACGTGTTGCTAACAAATACTTTAAACCAGAAAATGCTAGAATTATAATTGTTGGTAAAGGTAGTGATGTTATCCCTGGATTAGAAAAAACAGGATTACCAATTAAATATTTTGACCCTTATGCTAATCCAGTAGAAAAACCTGAGTTTTCAAAACCAATTCCAGCAGGTGTAACAGCAAAAACTGTAATTGACAACTATATTAATGCTGTTGGAGGTACCTCAAACATTAAAATGGTGAATACTGTTAAAATGGATGGAGATGTCACTATTGAGGGTGTTCCAATTCCTTTAAAAGTAGAAATGAAAAGAATGTCACCAAACAAAGAGTCTATGGAAATGACTGCTGAAGGTATGGGTACATTAATGAAACAAAAATGGGATGGTACTGCTGGATACAGAGAACAGCAAGGACAAAGAATGCCATTATCTGATGAAGAAATTGCAGAAAAACAAACAGACTTAGGGATGTTTCCAGAAACAAAATATGATATGTCCAACGTTACTTTAGAAAGTATTGTGACTATAGATGGAGCAGATAACTATAAAATGAAAGTTATGGTTGGAGATAAAGAAACATACCGCTTTTATAATGTTGACACAGGTTTACTATCTCAAGCAGAATCAACTACAGAAGCACAAGGTCAGAAAGTAACCTCAACTATCAAGTACGATAACTATTCTGAAGTAAACGGAGTTAAGTTTCCTTACGGACAAACTATTGTGGCTGGTCCACAAACCATATCTATGAATATTAAAAATGTAAAAGTAAACGAAGGTGTCACTGATGCAGATTTTAACTAA